A single region of the Saprospiraceae bacterium genome encodes:
- a CDS encoding DJ-1/PfpI family protein, whose amino-acid sequence MSNSKKILIITGDAGESFEILYASHRLQEEGYRPVIAAPSKRRLHLVIHDFEPGWDTYVERPGYNVSSDISLDEVNPDDYRAVIIPGGRAPEYLRNDPKVIEIVRHFHDSGKFIFAICHGVQVLITAGLVNERPISCYEHVKFEVESCGGIYVADDEATRDGKIVTGKTWQSHPDFYRAVFACLSSEVLV is encoded by the coding sequence ATGTCCAATTCAAAAAAAATCTTAATCATCACTGGTGATGCCGGAGAAAGCTTTGAAATCCTTTATGCCAGTCACCGCCTGCAAGAAGAGGGCTATCGACCCGTTATCGCCGCCCCTAGCAAGCGCCGTTTACACTTGGTGATCCATGACTTTGAGCCCGGCTGGGATACCTATGTCGAGCGTCCGGGTTATAATGTCTCCTCGGATATTTCCTTGGACGAAGTCAATCCTGACGATTACCGTGCAGTGATTATTCCAGGCGGACGCGCACCCGAATACCTCCGGAATGACCCTAAAGTGATAGAAATTGTTCGCCATTTTCACGACAGTGGAAAATTCATCTTTGCTATTTGTCACGGCGTCCAGGTTTTGATTACGGCTGGACTGGTGAATGAACGCCCGATTTCCTGCTATGAGCACGTCAAGTTTGAGGTCGAATCTTGCGGTGGTATTTATGTGGCTGATGACGAAGCCACCCGCGATGGCAAGATCGTCACGGGGAAAACCTGGCAGTCGCACCCGGATTTTTATCGTGCCGTTTTTGCCTGTTTGAGCAGCGAAGTCCTGGTATAG
- a CDS encoding sulfatase, translating into MYKSITPFIFLLGLTLGSFSCQSKVSSAGEDTAKSTLPNIVIIFTDDQGYQDVGCFGSPDIKTPNLDRMAQEGTRFTNFYVSQPVCSASRASLLTGCYANRVGVHGAFMPYVGKGLHSDEVTIAEVLKPLGYATAQFGKWHLGSETEFLPTRQGFDEYLGIPFSNDMWPLHPWQGTVFDFGPLPLIENETIIDTLVDQSMLTTLYTERAVDFIQRHKTQPFFLYLPHNMPHVPLYVSDKFKGKSEAGLYGDVIQEIDWSVGQVLAALKDNGLDDNTLVIFTSDNGPWLSYGGHSGRALPLREGKGTAWEGGVRVPCIMRWPGKVPSGRVEEKPGMTIDLLPTIAQLVGGKLPDHTIDGENMLPLVLGEATATPHHEAYYFYYKTNELHGLLSGDGRWKLYLPHEYRSLNGRIGTNDGLPIDYDQNKVVSPELYDLRNDISETKNVATEHPEVVQSLLEQAEKARAELGDKLTDRVGSGNRPIGVVEKTGS; encoded by the coding sequence ATGTATAAATCTATAACACCTTTTATCTTCCTCCTGGGATTAACCCTCGGATCTTTTTCATGTCAGAGCAAGGTATCCTCCGCTGGCGAAGATACAGCAAAAAGCACTTTACCCAATATCGTCATCATTTTCACCGATGACCAGGGTTACCAAGATGTCGGTTGTTTTGGCTCTCCCGATATCAAGACGCCCAACCTGGACCGCATGGCCCAGGAAGGGACCAGGTTCACGAATTTCTATGTTTCCCAGCCCGTCTGCTCGGCCTCCCGGGCTTCGCTGCTCACCGGCTGTTATGCCAATCGGGTAGGGGTACACGGAGCCTTTATGCCCTATGTTGGCAAGGGTTTGCATAGCGATGAGGTAACGATTGCGGAGGTTTTGAAGCCGCTTGGTTACGCCACGGCTCAGTTTGGCAAATGGCATCTCGGCTCAGAAACCGAGTTTTTGCCAACCCGCCAGGGCTTTGACGAATACCTTGGCATCCCCTTCTCCAATGACATGTGGCCCCTCCATCCCTGGCAAGGGACTGTCTTCGATTTCGGACCGCTTCCTTTGATTGAAAATGAAACCATTATAGACACTCTGGTGGACCAGTCGATGCTTACGACCTTGTACACCGAACGGGCTGTCGATTTTATTCAACGACACAAAACACAACCTTTTTTTCTATATCTGCCGCACAATATGCCCCATGTTCCGCTGTATGTTTCAGACAAGTTTAAAGGCAAATCGGAGGCGGGTTTGTATGGCGATGTTATCCAGGAAATAGATTGGTCGGTTGGCCAGGTTTTGGCCGCTCTCAAGGACAATGGTTTGGATGACAATACCCTGGTGATCTTTACCTCGGATAATGGGCCCTGGCTATCCTATGGTGGACATTCGGGGCGGGCCCTGCCGCTGCGGGAGGGCAAAGGGACGGCCTGGGAAGGCGGCGTTCGCGTTCCTTGCATTATGCGCTGGCCCGGTAAGGTGCCCAGTGGGCGCGTGGAAGAAAAACCAGGGATGACGATTGATCTCCTCCCTACGATTGCCCAATTGGTAGGTGGGAAATTGCCGGATCATACGATTGATGGCGAAAATATGCTACCCCTGGTGTTGGGAGAAGCGACAGCAACACCTCATCATGAAGCCTATTATTTTTATTATAAAACGAATGAATTACACGGCTTATTAAGTGGTGATGGCCGCTGGAAACTCTATTTGCCGCACGAATACCGATCACTCAATGGCCGCATAGGCACCAATGATGGCCTTCCAATCGATTACGATCAAAATAAGGTCGTCTCTCCCGAATTATATGACCTGCGGAATGATATCAGCGAAACCAAAAATGTGGCAACGGAGCACCCGGAGGTGGTCCAGTCATTGCTGGAGCAGGCTGAGAAGGCTCGCGCCGAACTAGGAGATAAGTTGACAGATCGGGTAGGGAGCGGGAATAGGCCCATTGGTGTGGTGGAAAAAACAGGAAGCTAA
- a CDS encoding FtsX-like permease family protein produces the protein MSTDKNPPSWAIRLLVWFCPDELQEGILGDLWEQFELDIDQASPRIARKRFIWNVVRLFHPALLFRNHLSIPIMNTAMLKSHLLVAFRNMRKHRSTALINVLGLSFAFAFLFLDFFFLKSELAYDQFHAQKDNIYRLYQTVKNVETRQVSHQSAVTAVPLAKDLKNEVPSIRYFSRVGSSSGVLQKDVTSYREVISFVDTSFLKMFDFPLLKGDPQTALNEPNTIILSEEKAKKFFGEGDPLQQELSLSLNDSTINVVVTGVMDTKKNQSTIALDFLMPFDQYAILIPPQMFNSYNIGLVESYILVDPETDKSGLAPLLTKAVQLFSPPDKTVVELGIQALSSIHLEHKIVGNARYTNPQKLYIMLAIALLVLVVAFINFITLSTSQALGRLKEMGMRRTLGAYKRQIVRQLIIESCLTTAIAGGIGMLIAYFFLPVFSTLVDAQLVFHLDLLGLCFLMALVFFIALLSGLLQAAVLIKYDAIQSLKGNITFTGQRNGLNEGLVVFQFALSIILIIGAVSINMQLKYIQQKDLGFDQERLIEIPLGDSPNQALMAQKVTRYRTLIEKNGQILQVTASMNNTKDPWTQLTFDQEDGQKEALFFNQIDPYYLQTMGIELIAGKDFSQTTQNAASGIIVNQALVDHFGWDDPFSQQIPGKNFEGSHQIIGVVKDFHYSSLHQKIEPLILAIDPVSINSGITGLSTFVWPPNLYQLLVRIGPGDLAPILSYLEDSWKEINPGTPFEFSFVDEVLAAKYSEEKRWSKVINTASIFGISIAWLGLFSLMQLAVRKRTREIGIRKVLGASTAGIITLLSGKYSRLLILSILLSCPIAWALLRKWLATFSYQAPLNPLLFLGMSLLVLIGTVGILSLQSYGVAQRNPVSAIKTA, from the coding sequence ATGAGTACTGATAAAAACCCGCCTTCCTGGGCCATTCGTTTGCTTGTTTGGTTTTGTCCGGATGAACTGCAAGAAGGAATTCTCGGTGATTTATGGGAGCAATTCGAACTGGACATCGATCAGGCTTCACCGCGAATAGCGCGCAAAAGGTTTATTTGGAATGTCGTTCGCCTTTTTCATCCTGCCCTGCTATTTAGAAACCACCTTTCTATTCCTATCATGAATACTGCCATGCTAAAAAGTCATTTATTAGTTGCCTTCCGAAATATGCGCAAGCATCGAAGCACTGCTTTAATCAATGTTTTAGGATTATCCTTTGCTTTTGCTTTTCTTTTTCTCGATTTCTTCTTTCTCAAAAGCGAATTGGCATATGACCAATTTCACGCTCAAAAAGATAACATTTATAGGTTATACCAGACCGTTAAAAACGTAGAAACTCGTCAGGTTTCACATCAAAGTGCGGTAACAGCGGTCCCCTTAGCCAAAGATTTAAAAAATGAAGTTCCATCCATCCGCTATTTTTCCAGGGTGGGGAGTAGTAGTGGGGTTCTGCAAAAAGACGTCACTTCCTACAGAGAAGTCATTAGTTTTGTCGATACTTCCTTCCTCAAGATGTTTGATTTCCCTCTACTAAAGGGTGATCCACAAACGGCTTTAAATGAGCCTAACACCATTATCCTTTCTGAAGAAAAAGCCAAAAAGTTTTTTGGTGAGGGTGATCCACTCCAGCAGGAACTAAGTCTCAGCTTAAATGACAGCACCATCAATGTGGTGGTGACAGGGGTAATGGATACCAAAAAGAACCAATCTACCATTGCATTAGATTTCCTAATGCCATTTGATCAATATGCGATACTAATTCCTCCCCAAATGTTCAATTCCTACAACATTGGATTGGTGGAAAGTTATATTTTGGTCGATCCAGAGACGGATAAATCAGGTCTGGCCCCATTACTTACAAAGGCCGTTCAGTTATTTTCACCGCCTGATAAAACTGTTGTAGAATTAGGGATACAAGCCCTAAGCAGCATACACCTTGAGCACAAGATTGTAGGAAACGCACGTTATACCAATCCCCAAAAACTATACATTATGTTGGCCATTGCCTTATTAGTTTTGGTGGTGGCCTTTATCAATTTCATTACCTTATCTACTAGCCAGGCCTTGGGACGCCTCAAAGAGATGGGCATGCGCAGAACCTTGGGCGCCTATAAGCGGCAAATCGTGCGGCAATTAATCATTGAATCTTGCTTAACAACGGCTATTGCAGGTGGCATTGGAATGCTTATCGCTTATTTTTTCCTCCCTGTTTTTTCTACTTTAGTGGATGCCCAATTAGTTTTCCATCTTGACTTATTAGGCCTGTGTTTTTTGATGGCCTTGGTCTTTTTTATTGCCTTGCTAAGTGGTTTGCTTCAAGCCGCCGTTTTGATCAAATACGATGCGATACAATCCTTGAAGGGCAACATCACCTTCACCGGCCAACGCAATGGCTTGAATGAAGGCTTAGTCGTTTTCCAATTTGCCCTTTCCATTATACTAATCATTGGGGCGGTCAGCATCAACATGCAATTGAAATACATCCAACAAAAAGACTTGGGTTTTGATCAAGAGCGTTTAATTGAAATTCCTTTGGGGGACTCTCCCAATCAAGCGTTAATGGCTCAAAAAGTAACTCGTTATCGAACTTTGATTGAAAAAAACGGTCAAATCTTACAAGTAACGGCCAGTATGAATAATACCAAAGATCCCTGGACCCAATTGACTTTCGACCAGGAGGATGGCCAGAAAGAAGCCTTGTTTTTTAATCAAATTGATCCCTATTATTTACAAACCATGGGGATTGAATTAATAGCGGGAAAGGATTTTTCGCAAACGACTCAAAATGCCGCCAGTGGCATTATCGTTAATCAGGCATTAGTTGATCATTTTGGTTGGGACGACCCTTTTAGCCAGCAAATTCCAGGTAAAAATTTTGAAGGTAGTCATCAGATCATTGGAGTGGTAAAGGATTTTCATTATAGTTCTCTCCATCAAAAAATCGAGCCCCTCATCCTGGCCATTGACCCTGTATCCATTAATTCTGGGATCACGGGGCTTTCTACGTTTGTCTGGCCGCCCAATTTGTATCAACTCTTGGTGCGTATTGGTCCTGGTGACCTAGCGCCCATTTTGTCCTACCTAGAGGACAGTTGGAAGGAAATCAATCCAGGCACTCCTTTTGAGTTTAGCTTTGTAGACGAGGTCCTGGCTGCCAAGTATTCGGAGGAAAAACGTTGGAGTAAGGTCATCAATACCGCCTCTATATTCGGCATCAGTATTGCTTGGCTGGGCCTATTCAGCCTCATGCAATTAGCTGTTCGCAAACGCACCCGGGAGATTGGTATCCGCAAAGTATTGGGGGCCTCTACCGCTGGCATTATCACCTTATTATCAGGCAAGTATAGCCGACTATTGATCCTCAGCATCCTCTTATCTTGCCCTATAGCTTGGGCACTTTTACGTAAATGGCTAGCGACCTTTAGCTATCAGGCCCCCCTGAATCCGTTGTTATTTCTCGGTATGAGTTTGCTGGTTTTGATCGGCACCGTAGGCATACTAAGTCTACAATCCTACGGCGTCGCCCAGCGCAATCCTGTTAGTGCGATAAAAACGGCATGA
- a CDS encoding MFS transporter: MPTQTLPPSWFTLAKLGFIASAGFSMILVLPIALGGMVDELGFSNQAIGWMAAANALGIALGALYVPLSGPKFRLQPSIRLSLVGLILVDFCCAFLDTPASLMFFRLLSGLLGGVLYAGILRVLAGLPRQERGFSIYVITYCTWSAILFFLAPYLMAWLGLKSIFYLLALSGLIALWLTPVLGPFHTKTIAVQADTLPYLLKQRSVLISLLSYLLLMASCGAFYAYVERMGNANGLSPSFIGMALSNSNFAGILAGMLVYRLGDKWGLTIPIMGGIGILSFCMLIINWIPMPLTYFISVFGVSGCWGFLIAYFQKVQSVVDLDGKIVALGATINLGGRAIGPALVSFLIVGNNFNVVIIFSLCSILLCIVLLLPALLKIDRVSGKRVGV; the protein is encoded by the coding sequence ATGCCAACACAAACACTGCCACCTAGCTGGTTTACCCTCGCCAAACTTGGCTTCATCGCTAGTGCTGGCTTCAGCATGATCCTGGTCTTGCCCATCGCCTTAGGAGGGATGGTCGATGAGTTGGGCTTCTCCAATCAGGCAATTGGGTGGATGGCCGCTGCCAATGCTTTGGGTATTGCTTTGGGAGCCTTGTACGTCCCTTTATCAGGACCTAAATTTCGTTTGCAGCCATCGATCAGATTGAGTTTAGTGGGCCTTATTTTGGTGGATTTTTGCTGCGCGTTTTTGGATACTCCGGCTAGTTTGATGTTTTTTCGTTTACTCTCCGGATTGCTTGGTGGCGTTTTATATGCCGGAATTCTGCGGGTATTAGCTGGACTACCCAGGCAGGAAAGAGGCTTTAGCATTTATGTGATTACCTACTGTACCTGGTCAGCAATTCTTTTCTTTTTGGCACCCTACCTTATGGCCTGGCTGGGTTTGAAAAGTATTTTTTACCTCTTGGCCCTTTCCGGGCTTATTGCATTATGGCTAACACCTGTGCTAGGACCTTTTCATACAAAAACGATCGCGGTACAAGCAGATACCCTACCTTACTTGTTAAAGCAGCGGTCTGTTTTGATTAGTTTATTGTCCTACCTCCTTTTGATGGCCAGTTGTGGCGCATTTTATGCCTATGTCGAAAGAATGGGCAACGCCAATGGGCTGAGCCCTTCTTTTATCGGAATGGCCCTCAGCAATAGCAATTTTGCGGGTATCCTGGCAGGTATGCTGGTTTATCGCCTTGGCGATAAATGGGGCTTGACGATTCCCATCATGGGAGGCATTGGTATCTTATCCTTTTGTATGCTCATCATCAATTGGATACCCATGCCACTCACCTATTTTATCTCCGTTTTTGGCGTGTCAGGCTGCTGGGGCTTCCTGATTGCCTATTTCCAGAAGGTGCAGTCAGTGGTAGACCTGGACGGGAAAATCGTGGCCTTAGGTGCGACGATTAACCTGGGAGGACGAGCCATAGGGCCTGCCCTGGTGAGTTTCCTTATTGTAGGAAACAACTTTAATGTGGTGATTATTTTTAGTTTGTGTAGTATTCTCCTTTGTATTGTCCTCTTGCTGCCAGCACTCCTTAAGATTGATAGGGTAAGTGGGAAGAGGGTGGGAGTGTGA
- a CDS encoding sigma-70 family RNA polymerase sigma factor — protein MNNVSYQEPTSEFKLIPSYKEEPSNINFSLVYEKYSPKVFGKCLSLLKDEALAKDAMQEVFLRVHLKYGQFRQEASISTWIYSITYNYCMDCLKKQQTRKIKLSDDMDEALNIAEEDVDHYSFDAKVEVLQAVLKELPRTDRTILLMKFQEEMSIKEMAFKRNKSEGAIKMKLNRAKDKARQLRLKHVDRLTA, from the coding sequence ATGAATAATGTAAGCTATCAAGAACCCACCAGCGAATTCAAACTTATCCCTTCATATAAAGAGGAGCCAAGCAACATCAATTTTAGCCTCGTATATGAAAAATATTCTCCTAAAGTATTTGGCAAATGTTTGAGCTTGCTCAAAGATGAAGCCTTAGCAAAGGACGCCATGCAAGAGGTATTCTTAAGGGTTCACCTCAAGTACGGCCAATTTAGACAAGAAGCCAGTATTTCTACCTGGATTTATTCTATTACCTATAACTACTGCATGGATTGTTTGAAAAAGCAACAAACCCGTAAAATAAAGCTATCCGATGACATGGATGAGGCATTAAATATAGCAGAAGAAGATGTCGATCACTACTCTTTTGACGCCAAAGTGGAGGTCCTCCAAGCGGTTTTAAAAGAATTGCCAAGAACGGATCGGACGATCTTGCTCATGAAATTTCAAGAAGAGATGTCGATCAAGGAAATGGCTTTTAAAAGAAATAAATCAGAAGGTGCCATAAAAATGAAACTCAATAGGGCTAAAGATAAAGCCAGACAATTGCGATTGAAGCATGTCGATCGTTTAACGGCCTAG
- a CDS encoding ATP-binding protein codes for MNLLLRLLNIGVSGDLTNLEKLARRIFNFDNLMGMLLPLSTILMYAVNGVLTPWLFFWHLLIISYFATNLYFVARGYYKVSVFVTIGVIYLMMTIVVFAFLNLFNALFFLPLSLNALIYFPERKKVSIAIFCLFMVSAALFFVVEISHFQFGKISAIQFLNMKAAILFFSYLFLYKVFSLLLMYWRTLSQKNIIDKGMRNFLEYTSEGIYHITFLTPIPVGLPLDEQHRIFKQTGYFEECNDAFANIYGYQHGHSMKGLSIQNLREGVSNANIPINFKDVVQANYQYLDVESRAFREDGQVIDLLNNVIGIVEDGQLKGLWGTQKDITELKQSKESIARQDEVIEKMMSNFPVVYYRFDKDLNFTVSLGDGLKRLGFKNNEVVGKSIREIYSQYPDIIAYHDKVLEVGICSYVAKVQTENGEIFFDVRVTYDKEKQEGIGFALETTERKIAENALLESENRYKNLFSNSFEAIFVFNQQRGIFEYCNEQAKSLFGLPEFGETNPLKPQDIVPVYQTSGERSDVLIREHLRILKLGQTLRFEFDHKKIDGIVFETETTLIPSAYNPNEVLVIIKNVSEKKQSEKALRVSELQLKEAQEVALLGSWEYDYATDTLTWSEQLYHLFQIPLGTPVSFESCLMTLVEEELQTTLLDIKNKPVDNVFFNFVYKKVLKETGPRWFQMRGKKVLGKEGRPIRISGIIQDITSKKNQEDLTRKTLVELNQKNEDLKKYIESNMQLENFAYMASHDLKAPIRTIVSFTQLLKRSLGDRLNKNEQEYLSYITSGANSMKNLIEDLLLYSRVNTENHRLETISLYTLIDQIKTDLKIEIEGSNTIIELKTMPDLIDADATMMRQLFQNLLENAIKFRKDEVTPVVEISCSSSDEYWHFSIKDNGIGVGAEFREKVFLLFRKLHNSTKYEGTGIGLALCKKIVEQHGGKIWIDDQYEEGTCFHFTLRKHLILALAEAN; via the coding sequence ATGAATTTGCTACTGAGACTACTAAATATTGGTGTTTCGGGTGATCTGACTAATTTGGAAAAACTAGCCCGTCGGATATTTAATTTCGATAACTTGATGGGAATGCTTCTCCCTTTAAGTACCATCCTTATGTATGCTGTAAATGGCGTACTTACACCTTGGTTGTTTTTTTGGCACTTACTGATCATATCCTATTTTGCAACGAATCTTTATTTTGTTGCAAGAGGGTATTACAAGGTCTCTGTATTTGTTACCATTGGTGTAATTTATCTAATGATGACTATCGTTGTTTTTGCCTTCCTGAATTTATTTAATGCGCTTTTTTTTCTTCCACTTTCACTTAATGCACTGATTTATTTTCCAGAGCGGAAGAAGGTGTCGATTGCCATATTTTGCCTGTTTATGGTTTCTGCAGCGCTTTTCTTTGTGGTAGAAATTAGTCATTTTCAATTTGGAAAAATCAGCGCTATCCAGTTTCTGAACATGAAGGCAGCCATTTTATTTTTTAGTTACCTGTTCCTTTACAAAGTTTTTTCCCTGCTTTTAATGTATTGGCGGACCCTTTCTCAGAAAAACATCATAGATAAAGGGATGCGAAATTTCTTGGAATACACCTCAGAAGGTATTTATCATATTACTTTCCTCACGCCTATCCCTGTCGGCTTACCTCTTGACGAGCAACATCGGATATTTAAACAAACGGGGTATTTTGAAGAATGTAATGATGCTTTTGCGAATATATACGGCTACCAGCATGGCCATAGCATGAAGGGCCTTTCTATACAAAATCTAAGGGAAGGGGTGTCGAATGCGAATATTCCTATTAATTTTAAAGATGTTGTGCAAGCTAATTACCAGTATTTGGATGTAGAATCAAGAGCGTTTAGGGAGGATGGGCAAGTTATTGACTTGTTAAATAATGTCATCGGTATCGTCGAGGATGGCCAGCTAAAGGGCTTATGGGGAACACAAAAGGATATAACGGAGCTTAAGCAAAGCAAGGAAAGTATTGCCAGGCAGGATGAGGTGATTGAAAAAATGATGAGCAATTTCCCCGTTGTGTATTACCGCTTTGATAAGGATCTCAATTTCACGGTGAGCTTAGGTGATGGACTCAAACGGCTGGGGTTTAAAAATAACGAGGTGGTAGGAAAGAGTATAAGAGAAATATACAGTCAATATCCTGATATTATTGCATATCATGACAAAGTATTGGAGGTGGGAATTTGCTCTTATGTCGCTAAGGTTCAGACGGAAAATGGAGAAATATTTTTTGATGTCAGGGTTACCTATGATAAAGAAAAGCAAGAAGGCATAGGCTTTGCACTAGAAACGACCGAAAGGAAAATCGCCGAAAATGCCTTATTGGAAAGCGAAAACCGCTATAAGAACCTTTTCAGTAATTCTTTTGAGGCCATTTTTGTATTTAACCAACAAAGAGGCATATTTGAATATTGTAACGAACAGGCGAAAAGCTTGTTTGGTTTACCAGAATTTGGAGAAACGAATCCCCTGAAACCACAGGATATTGTTCCGGTTTATCAAACTAGTGGAGAACGTTCAGATGTATTGATAAGAGAACACCTCCGGATATTAAAGTTAGGCCAAACCCTGCGGTTTGAGTTTGATCATAAAAAAATTGACGGCATTGTTTTTGAAACGGAAACAACCTTGATCCCCAGTGCCTACAATCCAAATGAAGTATTGGTGATTATCAAAAATGTTTCCGAGAAAAAACAATCAGAAAAGGCTTTACGAGTCAGTGAATTGCAACTTAAAGAAGCCCAGGAGGTTGCCTTGTTGGGTAGCTGGGAATATGATTATGCAACGGATACCCTGACCTGGTCGGAGCAATTGTACCACCTTTTTCAAATTCCCTTGGGTACCCCTGTTTCTTTTGAATCTTGTTTAATGACTCTTGTAGAGGAGGAGCTTCAAACCACTTTATTGGATATCAAAAATAAGCCGGTAGATAATGTCTTTTTTAATTTTGTCTATAAGAAAGTATTAAAAGAAACAGGCCCTCGCTGGTTTCAAATGAGGGGAAAGAAAGTGTTAGGAAAAGAGGGGCGCCCTATTCGGATTTCTGGCATCATTCAGGATATCACCAGTAAGAAAAACCAGGAAGATCTTACTCGTAAAACGCTGGTAGAACTTAATCAAAAAAATGAGGATTTGAAAAAGTATATTGAAAGCAATATGCAGCTGGAGAACTTTGCCTATATGGCTTCCCATGATTTGAAAGCACCTATCCGCACCATTGTTAGTTTTACCCAATTGCTGAAGCGTAGCTTGGGCGACCGATTGAACAAGAACGAGCAAGAATACCTTTCCTATATCACCTCAGGGGCTAACAGCATGAAGAACCTCATTGAGGACCTCCTCCTGTATTCCCGAGTGAATACCGAAAACCATCGCCTGGAGACCATTTCTTTGTACACTTTAATCGACCAGATCAAAACCGACTTGAAAATAGAGATAGAGGGCAGCAATACGATTATTGAGCTAAAAACTATGCCCGACCTAATTGATGCAGATGCGACAATGATGCGCCAATTGTTCCAAAACCTTTTGGAGAATGCCATTAAGTTTAGAAAAGACGAAGTAACACCTGTGGTTGAAATAAGTTGTTCTTCATCAGATGAATACTGGCATTTTTCCATCAAAGATAATGGCATTGGTGTCGGCGCTGAGTTCCGAGAAAAAGTATTTCTCCTTTTTCGGAAATTACATAACAGCACCAAATACGAAGGCACAGGGATTGGCCTGGCGCTATGTAAAAAAATTGTGGAACAGCATGGTGGAAAGATTTGGATTGATGACCAATATGAGGAGGGCACTTGCTTTCACTTTACCTTGAGAAAACACCTCATACTAGCCTTGGCAGAAGCTAATTAG
- a CDS encoding acyl-CoA synthetase yields the protein MHATNHQLPLIANALKYRDQNAIIEGDKTFTYDMLLYQSGRVAGGLLQGRKDLAEKRIAFLLEPGFGYVVTQWGVWRAGGIAVPLCTAHPLPSIEYVLKDSQVSTMVVDAKYYSFLAPLADKMAIPLMLVTDLIKGLEVPLPTIALSRRALILYTSGTTNLPKGVVSTHACLSSQIETLVKAWEWQADDHIVNVLPLHHVHGIVNVVSCALWAGACCQFVPKFDAETLWSLFEAGDINLFMAVPTIYFKLITYWEQASEERKASLSTALRSFRLMVSGSAALPVPVLEKWRQISGHTLLERYGMTEIGMALSNPYRGERRPGHVGQALPGVSIRLVDEEGQEVPPGTVGEIQVKGPNLFEAYWNKPEATAASFKDGWFCTGDMAQLNDGYYKILGRNSVDIIKSGGYKISALEIEDVLRQHPLVKDCGVVGIADEEWGEVVAASLVTGGAAIDLDELSEWLRTQLPAYKVPRRFIIQQDLPRNTIGKVTKKELKQYFIPS from the coding sequence ATGCATGCAACTAATCACCAACTTCCGCTTATTGCTAATGCCCTCAAATATCGCGACCAAAACGCGATCATCGAAGGAGATAAGACCTTTACTTATGATATGTTACTGTATCAATCTGGCCGAGTTGCCGGCGGTTTGCTGCAAGGGAGAAAAGACCTTGCCGAAAAGCGGATCGCCTTTTTGTTGGAACCTGGCTTTGGGTATGTCGTCACCCAATGGGGCGTTTGGCGAGCTGGCGGGATTGCCGTGCCGCTCTGTACAGCGCATCCTTTACCCTCGATTGAATACGTGTTAAAAGATTCGCAGGTGTCCACCATGGTTGTGGATGCCAAATACTACTCTTTTTTGGCACCTTTGGCTGATAAAATGGCCATTCCGCTGATGTTGGTGACCGATTTGATAAAGGGGCTTGAGGTGCCCTTGCCAACTATCGCTTTGTCGCGCCGCGCTTTGATTTTATACACCAGTGGTACCACCAATCTGCCCAAAGGAGTGGTATCGACTCATGCTTGTCTGTCTTCCCAGATAGAAACTTTGGTAAAAGCCTGGGAGTGGCAAGCAGACGATCATATTGTGAATGTCTTACCCCTCCATCATGTGCATGGTATCGTAAATGTAGTAAGTTGTGCCCTTTGGGCAGGTGCCTGTTGCCAGTTTGTACCCAAGTTTGATGCAGAGACCCTGTGGTCTTTATTCGAAGCGGGTGATATCAACCTCTTCATGGCAGTCCCTACGATATATTTCAAACTCATTACTTATTGGGAACAAGCCAGTGAGGAACGGAAGGCTTCCCTTTCCACTGCCCTACGGTCGTTTCGCCTCATGGTGTCTGGATCGGCTGCTTTACCGGTGCCCGTCCTGGAGAAATGGCGCCAAATTAGTGGCCATACTTTATTGGAACGTTACGGCATGACTGAAATTGGTATGGCGTTGAGCAATCCTTACCGAGGGGAACGGCGCCCCGGCCATGTGGGGCAAGCCCTGCCAGGGGTGTCTATTCGATTGGTAGACGAAGAGGGGCAGGAAGTACCACCAGGCACCGTGGGAGAAATACAGGTCAAAGGCCCCAACCTCTTTGAGGCCTACTGGAATAAACCAGAAGCTACCGCGGCTTCCTTCAAAGATGGCTGGTTTTGCACCGGCGATATGGCCCAACTCAACGATGGCTATTACAAAATACTAGGAAGGAATTCCGTAGATATTATCAAATCGGGCGGCTACAAAATCTCCGCCCTGGAAATAGAAGATGTTTTGCGCCAGCACCCCTTGGTGAAAGATTGCGGCGTAGTGGGGATAGCGGATGAGGAATGGGGCGAAGTGGTCGCCGCCAGCCTGGTCACTGGCGGAGCAGCCATTGACCTCGACGAACTCAGCGAATGGCTGCGCACTCAGTTGCCGGCTTACAAGGTGCCTCGCCGATTTATCATCCAGCAGGACTTGCCCCGCAATACCATTGGCAAGGTGACCAAAAAGGAACTAAAACAGTATTTCATACCATCATAA